The Gemmatimonadota bacterium DH-78 region AGCACGGGAGAGCGGCGGCAGCAACGCACCACCTCCCACCGTGATCACGCCAACGTCCTGCCAACGATCGAGGTTGCGGTCCTTGTTGTAGGCCGACCGCAGCACCTCGAGGTAGTGGGGGCGCACGACGCGATCGAACTCTCCGACGGCCGCGTCGACGTGGGTCATCCTGATCTCGTGGCCCGAGTCGGTCCTGACGGAGCGCCCGCGCGAGGCCTCGATCTTGGCGACGCGGCACTCCTGCGCCAGCGCGGCACTGGTTGAGGCGCCATCACCCAGCACGAGGCGCGCGACACCTTCATCGATGAGGTCGCAGCCGTGCGGGATCGTCTCACTCGCCCAGAACGCGATCCGCCGTCCCTCGCCGTACCGGTAAACCTTGAAGATGCCGGTGTCGAGCGTTCCTGCACCCGCATCGACGATCACGTACTTCCGGTCCAAGGCGATGGGGATCAGTGCCTCGATCCCCTTCATGACCACCTGGGCCTCCGGGAGCATCCCCTGGCTCGACGTCGCGAGCTCGGTGCTGGCTTCCCACGCCTCGATCAGATCGTGCTCCGAGCACTCCTGCGACAGCTCTCGAGCAAAGAAGCGCCCGGCTTGAAGCACTCTCCTGAAGCGGTCCGCTACGGTGTCGTCGCCGATCTCCGAAACCGGCAGATCGATGTTGAACCCGAGCTTTCTGTGCGCGCCTCCGAACTCGTTCAGTGCGCCTCGAAAGCCGCGCAGGGCCTCGCCCACGACGAGTGCGGCGGCCACGTCGTCCCGCAGCGCTCCGTCCGGGGCCGCTCCGGACCATGGCATCCTGAGGTTCTGGAGCAATCCGGTCTTGGGCGAACGAATCACGCGCGAAGCCCGCGCGGATTCGCGCTCTGCCGCCTCTCCAACGAATACGCGCCCCCCTGCAACCGAGACCGTCGAGGGCACTGCGAACCGCACGTACCCGCGGGCTGTGGTGCCGTGGTCCACGACCTGGGGTACTCGATCTCTCGAGCTCAGGTCACGGAAGGCGATCTTTGTGCTCGACGTCCCGAGGTCCACCCCCACGATGATGGGGGGCAGCGCCTGGGCGGCTTCGCGATCGAGTTGCGGAGGGCGGTTCGACGGTTGACCGTCTTTCGACGGGGCCGTGTCTCGTCGGGTGAGCCGTCTGAAGAGGTCCTTGAGGGCCATCAGGACGCCTCGATCAGGGCGATGGCCACGAGCTCCGAGCTGAGCGACACGTCCGCCTCCATCTCGATCTCGGCCACGCGGGCCTCGTGCTCGGCCTCCATGTTGCGCAGAGTGCCTTCGAGCAGTCGCAGATAGCGCGGGTCCGCGCCGGTCTCCTGAGCGTCGCGGAGTCGTCGTCGCTTGTCGGTGCGGCGGCGATCGTACGTCGTCCGGAGGGTGGCCAGGCGAGTCTGCACCGTCGCGCTCTGACGGGCGCGCATCTCCTGTTGCTCGGTCGCCACGGCCTTGAGACACTCCTCCTCCGCTTGGGCGAGAAGCGCAGCAGCGTCTTCTGCGTTCCACTCCGGAATGGATGCCTGCTCGGACTCCCGCAGGGCCTTCCCGAACGCAATCGATGCGGTGTCCCGATCGAGCAGTTCGAACCTCTCATCGAAGAGATACGGTTGCAGTCGGTGGCGCTCGCGCCCCGATCGAATCGTGAGGTTGTGGAGCAGCAGGAGGTAGTGGCCGGCGGTCAGCTCGTCGGACGCTTCCACTCGCATGGATGCCACGGGATGGAGCTGCTCCGGGAACTGCCGGTAGTAGTCGACTGCCAGCGCCATCAAGGGGTGATGGGATGCCAGCAGTTCGAGTGTCGAGTCGGAGAAGGCGACCTGCGGATTGAAGGTCACTCGAAGCGATCCAGCCGGGCGCTGGTCCATTCGATGCAGGGTCCGCAACACGAGCGGATCCCGATGGACTCGCTTTCGCAGCGCCGTCTCGAGCGATGAACCCAGTCGAAGAGTCCAAGACCCGTCGAAGGCCGCAGCCTCCAGTCGGGAGTCCGGATGCTGTGCCTCCAGATACTCCGAGAAGAGCCTTTGGAGGTCGTCGTGGTCGATGATCTCGCCGCCCCGTCGGGCCCGCTGGAGCCGCTGCTCGAAGCCCATGTCGCGCCCTACGAGCCGCTCCGACTCCTGCTCGAGCCGCTCCAGATCGAGATGACGGGCCTCTACCGCACGCGCCGCGCGCTCGATCCGCTCTTCTTCCTCTGCGGGAGTGAGGTGACGCGACAGGAGATCGCGCGTCAGCTCGCGAATCTCGTCGCCGAGGATGGCCTCGAGGTCTCCGAGCGAACGCCTGAAGATGCCAATCCGCGAGTACAGGCGGCTGAGAATACGGTGCTCGATCGTACCGCGCGTCGACAGGTTCATGATCAGAATTCGATCCGCCTCCTGACCGAGACGATCGAGGCGCCCAATCCTCTGCTCGACCCGCATTGGGTTCCAGGGCAGGTCGTAGTTGACCAGGATGTGGCAGAACTGGAAGTCGAGCCCCTCGCTGCCCACCTCGCTGCTGAGCAGGATGCGCACATCGGGGTCGTTCTTGAACTGTCGAATCGCGCGGCCGCGCTCGTCTTTCGTGGGGTCGTTGGGATGCGACCGCACGCTGCCGTCGATTCGCACGGTGGAGTAGCCCTGCTCCGTCAGTCGCCGCTCCAGGTAGGCCAAGGTGGGTTTGAAGTAGGCGAATATGATGATCTTCCGACCCGGCTCCTCCTCGTCGAGCTTCGCGAGCACTTTGAGGAGAGTGTCGAACTTGGTGTCGGCGTCGCCGAGCGCTCGGGCCGCGTGAATCACGGCGGTGTTCAGCGGCAGTTCTTCCCCATCCTCCGCGGCCCGTCCATCCCACCACTCCTGTTCGAGGTCCGACGCCTCGGCACCCAGCGCGTACCGCGCTCGCTCGAGGAAGTGAGCCTTCGCGGCCTGCATGCACGACGCCACCTGCCTCTGAGCAGTGATGGCGGCAAGCGTGGCAGCCGAACTCCCGTGCCCCCCGTGCTGATCACGCACGAAGCCGGTGACGGCCTCGTAGAACGCCTCTTCTTCGGGGGTCGGATCGATCGGGAAAACCTTGGGTGCGCGCTGAGCCCCGTCGGAGATGACGTCGCGCTTGCGCGTGCGCGTGACGACGTCGTTGAGCAGATTGAGGCGCTGGATGAGCCGCTCGAGTCGATACGCTTCTTTCTCCGCTTCGGCCGTCGGTGCCTCGAGAATGCGGCGGGCCTCGCCCAGATAGTAGTTGTTCTGAAAGAAGCGTCGGCCCGACCCCCCTTCGGCCGCGTCGAGCCGCTTGAGGATCTCATCGGTGGGAAGGGGCCGGATTCGGGCCAATCGCTCCGCCTCGACGATCGGCGCGTTGTAGTGAAGCACGTCGTTGAAGGTCGTCAGGTCGTCGAAGCGACCGGGGTCGAGCACGGCGAGCAGGTTGTACAGATCGCGATTGCCGAGATGGATCGGCGTCGCCGTAAGGAAGAGCGCAGCCGGCACCCCGGCCGAGACCAGCGCGACCGCCTCGTGCGTGAGGGTGTCGGCATTCCGAATGTGGTGCGCCTCATCCACGATCAGAAGGTCGAGGTCGGGAGGGTAAGCCGCCACGATCTCTCGCACGCGGTCCTGCCGAAGGCTCGGGAGGGAGATAATCCCTCGGAAGCGCTGCAGCCCTCCCCGCTCGGGCGCCTCTCGCAGGGCGGTGTGAAACTCGCCCGCGGTGTAGACACGAAACTCCTCGTCGAAGCGCGTCCACATCTCCTCCTGCCACTTCGTGACGAGTGCGGCGGGGCAGGTGACCAGGACGTTTCGAAGCTGCCCGCGCGCTCGAAGCTCGACGAGAATCAGCCCGGCCTCGATCGTCTTGCCGAGCCCGACCTCGTCGGCGATCAGGAGGCGCTGGGCCTCCGAATCGAGGAAGCGGAGTAGCGGCTTGTACTGGTGAGGGTAGAACTCCACCCTCGACGCCCCAAGCGAGTAGAGCGTGTTCTCGAGCGGCTGCTCGAGCTTCAGATAGGTGGTGCGCCGGGCGAGATCCGCGGGGCCACCGAAGCTGCCGCTCGTAAAGAGTCCCTGTACGTCGGTGGCGGCCTTGAAGGCGGTGAGAGCGCTTTGGGGCTCCTTGATCGTGGATCCCGTCTGGAGACGGACGCTGTACCAGTACTCGTCGTGCATCGGGCCGTGCACTGCGGCGACCTCACCGACCTGCGCGCGGTGACTGACCCGCTGCACCAGGTCACCCACAGCAAAGGATCTCTCGGGCACTGCCGGACTCCGTTCAGGGGTGGAATCGGACGGAAGCGTACGGTAGCCGGGGGGTGTGACAGACGAGCCTCAGTCGAGGAGCTTCAGGCGAACGTTCGTCGCCTTGTACTCCTTGATGCGCGGGGGCTTCGTGCGCTTGAGGTCCCCCACGGCCCGGTTCACCATCTTCTGGAAGCGGTCTCTCCGGGTACCACGCAGGTGGGAGATGCTCAGTTCCTGACAGATCGAACGCACCAGGGTCTTCTTGAGATGCGAGCGATTCGGAGCACGTTCGAGCACCCGAACGATGGCGCGCTTCAGGCGCTCCTGCTCGATCAGCAGGACTTGATCAAGATCCATCGGCATACTAAGAGATTCTCCTGCGATGTTCTTCGAGCGCTTTGAGGATAAGTGTCGGCTCAGAGTACGGCGCGGCGAGGGTAAACGCTACGCGCTGCAGGGCACACACTCCTCCGACCTGGAGTCCGCCCTTGCCCGGCCCGGACGAACCCCGGCATTCTGGAGCGTGACTTCCGACGAACTCCGAGCGCGCGTGGCCGATCTGTCGGTTTGGAAACGCGGCTCCCAGCGCGCGTCCCACAAGCCACTCCTGCTCCTTTGGGCGCTGGGGCGACTGGTCTGCGATCAGGCACGTCTCACCCCGTACACGACAGTGGACGAGGGGGTGAGGCCACTGCTAGAGGAGTTCGGTCCGCCGCGAAGGAGCTACCACAGCGAGTATCCCTTCTGGTACCTGCAGAACGACGGGCTCTGGGAGGTGACCGGTGTGTCGGCTGCGCGCGTGCGAGAAGGGAAGACATCGCAGCCGACCAAGACCGAGCTCGTTCGAGTGGGCGCGGAAGGTGGGCTCACCCTGCCGGCGTGGCGGCTTCTCAAGGAGGACTCCGGATTGGTGCGAGAGGTGGCGGAGACGCTGTTGGAAGTCCACTTCGCGGAGACGATGCATGACGATCTGCTCCACGCCGTCGGACTGGAGCGCGTGGAGATCGTCACCCGACGTCGACGCGACCCCCGCTTCCGCGATGCCGTCTTGATCGCCTACGGGTACCGCTGTGCCTTCTGCGGCTTCGATGCGCGACTCCAGCACGCGCCCGTGGGTATCGAGGCCGCGCACATCCGGTGGCATCAGGCCAGGGGCCCGGACGTCGTGCCCAACGGGTTGTCGCTCTGCGCCCTGCATCACAAGCTCTTCGACCGGGGCGCGCTGACCCTCGCGGCGTCGGGGCACATCGCGGTATCTCCGCTCGTCAACGGCGGCTCTGCTACCGATCGCTGGGTCGTGGATCTGGACGGAGGAGAGGCTGAGGTGCCGCGATCCAGTGCCCACCACCCCGATCCGGCGTTCCTGGCGTGGCATCGCCGGGAGGTGTTCAGGGCGGGGTAGGTTGAGGCGGCGACGTCTTTCGGTCACGTACCCAGGGGTGATCGACGTCGTGGCGATCTGTCCCCGTGGGGGGCTGCGCTCTAGGAGAAGGACCGCTCCTCACAGGGGTCGCCTCCCTAGCGAGGCCCAACCCTGACCCCCTCGTTGGCGTCCGGTGTATACGCGGCGTCCTTCTACCACTGAAACATCGATCGCTCATGCTCTCCATCGCCCGCCTCATAGCATACCGGCCGTGGCTCTACCACCTGACGAGCCGAGAGAACCTCCCGGCCATTCGCGCAGAACAGACGCTGTATCCGGCGTCATACCTGCTACGGGAGGGCAATCGGGCAGATCTCGTGTGTCGCAAGCGCGATGCTCACCTCGCATTCGATGCTCTCGGGCACCGGCGGGTCATCCGGGACCAGAGCCCCTTGCATGCCGGGAACATGGATCTGAACCCCGGCACGACGTTGGCGGATGTCGTTGCGATGCTGAACGACTGGGTCTTCTTCTGGCCCGGGAAAGCCCACGGCCCGTCGGAGTACGGGCATCGGCACTTCGGCCGCTATGAGGGTGAGGGGCCGGTGATCCTGCGTGTGCCGACGAAGGCGGTGATCGACGCCGCGGGCTCGGATCACCTGGCGCTCTGCCGCTACAACTCGGGCGCCCCGCGTTGCAGCGGCGGCCAGAAGAGTCCTCGGGGCCGCGCCACCTTCGTTGCACCCGAAGCCTTCTCAGCAGGGGTATCAAGCGTGGTCGAGGTGGCCTTCCGGCAACCGGTCCCCTTGCCCAGTGTGACCGAGATCGGGGCGCGCCCGGAGGGCCCGTTCGTGCGGTTCTGAGCCGCGGGATCGCGCGGGAGGATCAGAGCCGTGAGGCCTCCGCGCGAAACAACTCGTCGAAGTACCGGACCATCTCGTGCGCCCAGTGCCATGCAGTGCGCAGACTGGCCTGATCATGGTGATCCAGGGGGAAGACCGCCTTGATGTAGCCGAAGCCTCGCTCACCGGCGGGACTCCACTCAAGAGTGGTGGGCTGAAGATCTCGGTCGATCTCGGCCCGTCGAGCCAGGACCCGTTTCCAGAGCGCAACCGGGTCGTCGCCCCGGAACAGAATGTATGCGGAAAGCTGTCGGTTGGTGGGTGAGTAGCCGAAGTTACAGCGACCGTGCTCCAGGGTGATGCGGTAGGTGTTCCCCCGCGCCGGACTGGGGAGAGCCAGTCGCACGTCGACTGCGGTCAGCGACTCGTGAAGCGATGCCCAGACCGCTTCATGGATGTCGGCCCTTCTGGCCGCGTCGGGCGAGGTGCTTCGCGCACCGCGCACCTGTTTCGCCCAGTCGTTGGGTTTCACGATGAGGTTGAGTCGCGGGGCCGGCGGGGAGTCGCCGATCCGCCAAAGCTCGACCTGAATGCCAAAGAAGTGGAACTCGTCGCCAGTGATGTGATTCAGCCACGTCAGGGCCTCCCGGTGCGGCTCCGCAAACTCGCTCGCGATCCAGATGATGGCTGCGGCGTCGAGGCCCGCAGCGTAGGTGAGCACCTGACCCAGGTGCATGTGGTTCGTGCGCTCGAGCTGGTTCTCGACCAGCACCAGACCCTCTGTCGTCTCGTCGCGGCAGAGTATGTCGGCTCGGAAGGGCCCGACCTGTACCTCGGAGTCTTCGACCACGAGATCCATCCCGACGGTCTCAGAAAGGAACCGAATGCCCTCGTCGGAGCTCAGCCAGGGGGTGAAATCGTGAGCTTCGTGGTTCCAATGATGACGGAGAGGAACCGGTGTCAAGCGTCCAAGGTGGGCCATGGCGAAGCGTTTGGGGCAGGGGTCACGGGGTGACGGGCGGGCAGGGCCGCGGGGGCCATTCTACGGGATCGTTCCGACACTCACCACTTCAAGGTAGCGTCGGAGGGAACGCCGGGTCCGGGCGGAGAATGGTTTCTTCAAGATGGCGCCATCGGTCGGCGCACAATGCGCTCCCGAAGGGGCCTCCGGTCTGGGCTGGAGAACCTCGATCGTAGCAGGACTTCCACCAAGGTACCCATGCCTTCACCTAGAGAGGGCTGGATGGTGTCTCAGCTGGATGATGTGAAGACCTTTCACCAGCCGCACTCTGCGGCTCGCGTTGCGCTAGGTGCTTCCAGTGACCTAATTTGGCAGTGCGCCCCGTCACCGCTTACGTGACTAGGAATCTGGTCAACCCAGCGTTGATGCGGAACGGTGATTGCATTGAGGACGAACAACACCACGTGGGCGGATCTCCGTGGCTGGCACAGGGTCCCAGCACCGCACACCCCGATAGTTTGAGCCGTTAGATTCGTGATCGATTCGCAGATCTGGGACAACTCCAGCGGGCACTCTGTCGCCCGTGCGCTGGAGGTGCTCTTCACGGACGCCGCCAGGGCCTCCATTCTCGTTCCAGAACTGTCTCTTTCCGCCTTCTCTGAGCTCGAGACGGTCCTTCGGGTCCCGAACCCCGTGCGATTGCTACTGAGCGGGTCGCATGCCGTCTCCGCCGAGGGGATCCGGTTGCTCGGCGACCGGGGGGATCGGGGATGGCGGAACACCCTCAAGGCACCGGCGGTTGCTGAGGCGTTCGGGGCGTGGGTGCGAGACCAGGTAGAGGTTCGAATGAACCAACGGCCTGCACGTCACTCGCTGTACGGGTCAGGTGGGGGTTCGAACCCCGGAGTGCTCCACGGGAGCGCGGCCCTGACGCGCCCAGACCTAGGGCTCGCGGCTCCCGATGGCCCCGTAATGAACACTCTTGTGGATGGTTCTCAAGCGCAGGCCCTCTTGGAGTGGTTCGAGCGCATTTGGTCGGACCCGAACAATACGGTCGAAGCGAGGGATGAACTCCTGGCCGTGGTGCACGAGATCGGCCAGAATGTCTCTGCCCATGCGTTCTACGGCACCGCCCTGCAGGCGATGTTCGCGGAGTCGATGGAGGATCTCGACGAAGACGAGATCATGAATCCCCGAACGGGGATCAAGGACACGCTCGTATGGAACAAGCTGTACCGCTTCCAACGCGACGGTGTCCTCGGGGTGATCGACAAGATCGAGCGCTACAACGGATGCATCCTCGCCGACAGCGTTGGCCTGGGGAAGACCTTCGAGGCCTTGGCCGTCATCAAGTACTTCGAACTCCGGAACGATCGCGTACTCGTCATCGCCCCGAAGCGACTGCGTGATAACTGGACCGTGTACACGGTCAACGATCGACGGAATCTCTTCGCCGAAGACCGATTCAACTACGATGTCCTCAACCACACGGACCTGACCCGCACTTCTGGGATGTCTGGAGAGATCAACCTCAAGACGCTGAACTGGGGGAACTACGACCTCGTCGTGATCGACGAGTCTCACAACTTCCGGAACTCACCCCCGGACCGGGGCACGGGGATGACGCGGTACGGTCGCCTCATGCGCGACGTGATCCAGCGCGGGGTGAAGACGAAGGTCCTGATGCTGTCCGCGACCCCGGTGAACAGCAGGATGAACGACCTGAAGAACCAGATCGCCTTCATCACGGAAGGTCGTGACGACGCGCTCTGGTCTCATGGTGTGCCGAGCATTGAGCAGACGCTGCGCCGGGCTCAGGCAAGGTTCAACGCCTGGCTGAGTTTGGACCTCGACGATCGCACAACCGAGAGCCTCCTGGACGAGTTGGACAAGGACTACTTCCGGATCCTCGATCTGCTGACCATCGCTCGATCCCGGCGGCATATCGAGAAGTACTACGACCTGAACGAGGTGGGGGACTTCCCGGAGCGCCTGCCGCCGAAGAATCCTAGGCCCGACATCGATCTGCGCGGCGAGTTCCCATCGTTGCAGGAGATCAACCGCGAGATCCGCCTCCTGAACCTCGCTGCCTACGCTCCCCTAAAATACGTGCGGGCGGATCGCGTCGAAGAGTACGGGAAGAAGTATGACCTTCAGCTGGGCGGGTCGTCGGTCTTCCGGCAGATCGATCGGGAGGAGAGCCTGATCCACCTGATGCGGATCAACCTGCTGAAACGGATGGAGAGCTCGATCCACTCGTTCTCAACCACGGTCGAGCGTCAGCTCGAGAAGGTGCGCGCCCTCCTGGAGCGCCTCGAACGCCACGAAGGCGCCGACGTCGAAGAGCTGTCGATCGCGGACATCGACATCGACGACGACTCCTTGGCCCCCTACATGACGGGAAACAAGATCAAGGTCCTGATCAAGGACGTGGATCAGGTGAAGTGGAAGGAACAGCTGCATGAGGATGAAGGCCGACTCGTCGGACTGCTTCGCGCGTCGAAGGCGATCACGGCGGAACGCGACGCGAAGCTCGATCACCTCAAGGAGTTCATCACGACGAAGGCCCGAGCCCCCTTCAACCCGGGGAACCAGAAGGCCCTCGTCTTCACCGCCTTCGCGGACACGGCCGACTATCTCTATGCCCACGTCTCGGAGTGGGCGGGCCAGAAGCTCGGACTCCACGCCGCCGTTCTCACCGGGACCGGTTCGGGGAATCGCTCTACACTCGGCATTGGCCGTGACCAGTCCACGATCCTGTCGGCCTTCTCGCCAATTTCGAAGGAACGGGATGCCGGATCGGATGATCCTGCCGCACCACAGATCGACATCCTGATCGCCACGGACTGTATCTCGGAGGGGCAGAACCTTCAGGACTGCGACTGCGTCATCAATTATGATATCCACTGGAACCCCGTCCGCATTATCCAACGGTTCGGACGGATCGATCGCCTCGGGTCGCGAAATCGCGCGATCCAGCTGGTGAACTACTGGCCGAACATGGAGCTCGAGGAATACATCAACCTCGAGGCCCGCGTCTCGGGCCGGATGGTACTCCTCGACATCTCCGCGACCGGAGAGGAGAACCTCATCGAGGACCTGGGTCCGCGTCAGATGCGAGACCTGGAGTACCGCCGCCGGCAGCTTGAACAGCTCCAAGACAGCGTGATCGACCTGGAGGATCTGTCTTCCGGAATCTCGATCACCGACATGACCTTCAGCCCGTACCGGCTCGACCTCCTCGAACGTCTGCGAGCCGGAGAGTCCTGCGTTGCTCCGCTCGGTGTTCGCGGCGCCGTTCAGCTGGACCTGGAGGACGACACCGAGGGCGGTGGCGCGATCTTCTTGCTCCGTCATGAGCGACCCGCTCAGCTGGGAGATCCGGTCCCCGACGAGCACTACCTGGTTCGAGTGAGCGAGGACGGCTCCGTAGCGATCGCCCACGATCAGCCACGGAAGGCCCTGGAGTTCCTGAAGCGCCTCGCCATCGGTCGGACGCAGCCGGACCGGAACGGCTGGCACCACTATGCGAGACAGACCGAAGGAGAGACCGATCTGAGCCACTACCGTGAACTTCTCGCGGTAGCTGTGGACCGGATCGTCGGTGAGCACCAACAGCGTGGCGTCGAGACCCTCTTCCAAGCCGGGGGGACCGCCCTGTCTCAGACCGATGCACGCGGTCTGGATGACTTCGAAGTAGTTGCGTGGCTGGCTCTCTCGTAATGGCGGGTATCGCGGAGTGGCAGCGGGCGCTTGGCGTTCCCGCCGAGGCACGGGTCGATCGGCGGGTCTACAAGAAGCTTCTCCTCGAGGGTGCGAAGCTGACACCGGCCGACCGTAAGGCCATTCAGGAAGACGTCGCCCGGATCGAGTGGTGCGCTAGCATCAAGCCACAGCATGGATTCCGGGCAGGGAAGCTCGGCTTGTTGGACGTGCCCGAGGTGCAGCTGCTGCACTGCGAACTGCGAGATCGAAGTCGAGTTGAACGCGTCGCGACGATCGTACACCGACGCATTCCGTATCCCGTTCTCGTTTTGCTCAGTGCTGACGAGTCGGTAGCGCTCTCCGCCGCGGAGAAGCGGATGTCCGAGGCGGAGCGTGGGGCTGTGGTCGTCGAGCGGGTGTTGGTTTCGAGGTGGACGAAGGAGGAGCGGCCCGGCATGCTCGAACGTATCGCCGAGGCGGTCGCGGCAGGAGGGCGTGCGGCATCGCTCGACGAACTCTACTCGCGCTGGATGGGCGCGTTGGTCGACGCGGAGATTGATGCGAAGGCGGGGGCCGAACCACGCTCAGAGCTGGCTCCGGCGGAGAAGCTTAGGCTTCGGGATCAGATTGTCACACTTGAACGACAGATCGCATCGGCATCGAGTCGCCTGAAGTCGGAGCGACACTTCAACCGAAAGGTTGAGATCGGTGCGGAAATCAAACGGCTCAAGGCCGAACTGGACGACACATGGACACAACTGACGACATGAAGAAGCTCGATCCAGAGATCGACGGTCGGTCCCCGGACCTAACAGTTGAAGCGGTCGAACGGCTTAAGCGGCTGTTCCCGACCGTGGTCAGCGAGGGGAGGGTCGACTTCGATGCGCTTCGCGCGGAGCTTGGGGACGAGGTGGATGAGGGCCAGGAGCGCTACGGTCTGTCATGGGCCGGGAAGGCGCAGGCGCGGCGGATCGCGCAGACCCCGTCTGCCGGAACCCTGCGGCCCGTGCCAGAGGAGTCGGTGAACTGGGATACAACCCAGAACCTCTTCATCGAGGGAGACAACCTCGAGGTCCTGAAGCTCCTCCAGAAGTCGTATCACCGAAGGGTGAAGCTGATCTACATCGATCCGCCATACAACACGGGAAATGACTTCATCTACCCGGATGACTATACGGACAACCTTGCGACCTACCTAAAGTACACGGGTCAGGTCGATGAGGAGGGTTTCAAGGTCTCTGCGAACGCCGAGACGAGTGGCAGGTACCACACGCGGTGGATGAACATGATGTACCCGCGGCTGAGGTTGGCGCGGAGTCTACTGCGCCATGACGGCGTCGTACTCGTCTCAATCGGGGAGGCGGAGGCAGCCAATCTGCGGGCCCTTCTTGGTGAGATATTTGGCGAGGAGAATGTGCTTGGCCGGTTCGTTTGGACGTACGGGCTTTCGGCGAACCAAGGAGTCATTGCCCCGTCTCACGAATACGTGTTTGCTGCCGCCAAGGACTGTTCGGCGGTCGGGCTCTTCAATCTGACACCAGAGCAGCTGGAGGACTTGGGAGCCGAGGTTTCGGATGCCTGCTTCAGGCCCGTCCAGAGGAAGAATCCGTCGAGTGAGATGTCCGTTCCCGCCGGAATCCGTTCAGAGCGTAGCGAAGCGTTCATCATCCCGAAGGGGACTCTTAGCTTTGGTGTGTCTCAGTTAGAGTTCCTGGACCCCGCAGAGTTCGTCGACGGCCGTCTCAAGTACACCGTACGGCTTCGGGCAGCCTGGACCATGAAACGGCAGTGCGAGGAGTGGTTCAGTGCCTTCGAGTTAGGGGAGACGCCTGAGGTCTTCGACTCCAAGGGCCAGTCTCTGTTGGAGGTCTATTTCTCGAAGAGTGGTCGACTCAGTTACCGGAAAGCCCGTTCGGCTGCAGGGTCTGTCTCCAGTCACCTGACTGGCCCGGAATTGACCTACTCCAGAGGACGGTCCGATTGTGAGA contains the following coding sequences:
- a CDS encoding DUF4391 domain-containing protein, which gives rise to MAGSLVMAGIAEWQRALGVPAEARVDRRVYKKLLLEGAKLTPADRKAIQEDVARIEWCASIKPQHGFRAGKLGLLDVPEVQLLHCELRDRSRVERVATIVHRRIPYPVLVLLSADESVALSAAEKRMSEAERGAVVVERVLVSRWTKEERPGMLERIAEAVAAGGRAASLDELYSRWMGALVDAEIDAKAGAEPRSELAPAEKLRLRDQIVTLERQIASASSRLKSERHFNRKVEIGAEIKRLKAELDDTWTQLTT
- a CDS encoding site-specific DNA-methyltransferase, which gives rise to MKKLDPEIDGRSPDLTVEAVERLKRLFPTVVSEGRVDFDALRAELGDEVDEGQERYGLSWAGKAQARRIAQTPSAGTLRPVPEESVNWDTTQNLFIEGDNLEVLKLLQKSYHRRVKLIYIDPPYNTGNDFIYPDDYTDNLATYLKYTGQVDEEGFKVSANAETSGRYHTRWMNMMYPRLRLARSLLRHDGVVLVSIGEAEAANLRALLGEIFGEENVLGRFVWTYGLSANQGVIAPSHEYVFAAAKDCSAVGLFNLTPEQLEDLGAEVSDACFRPVQRKNPSSEMSVPAGIRSERSEAFIIPKGTLSFGVSQLEFLDPAEFVDGRLKYTVRLRAAWTMKRQCEEWFSAFELGETPEVFDSKGQSLLEVYFSKSGRLSYRKARSAAGSVSSHLTGPELTYSRGRSDCEKLFDGKNPFSYPKPVALLRRLIQHTTDEGDLVLDFFAGSATTACGALAAEQSDGSRRRWIMVQLPEAVPADESLSSRFPTLSRLALERLRRYGSAEPGLADAGWRTFSLASSNIKPWDPDVGNLEDDLLAAVDHIKPDRSAEDVLHEVILKYGLDLSLPIEAHSTGDGRTIYSVADGALLACLDHKIDDAVVERVVELHKDLAPEVTRVVFLDSGFVDDVVKTNAVQTLRLAGIEDVRSI